One genomic region from Mycoplasmoides pirum ATCC 25960 encodes:
- the lpdA gene encoding dihydrolipoyl dehydrogenase: MNNYDVIVIGAGPGGYVAAEHAAKNGLKCLVIERGTYGGVCLNVGCIPTKALLKCSKVINYIKHASAYGIDVSANAQFSLNWNTIQMRKQKIVDTLVNGVKTILKVAKVDTIVGEASIINPNTVVANGQTFTTKNIIVATGSRSRSLPLPGFEEAMRAGIMVDSTPMLSLPSIPKTLTVIGGGVIGIEMAVVYNSFGTNVTIVQGLDRILELLDQDVSKAVTKILLDRGIKIITNAKILSANNHTLNFEVNGVNQSITSDYILQSVGRKANDEILNPLNIQRNERGNVVLNQNLQTSVPNVYVIGDAASQVMLAHYAYHHAVFAVDHILGRNPKPVDPLKTPGCIYIQPEVATVGYSEEQLKQKNIGYVKISLPMSACGKAVADGETEGFIKLLVGNQFGEILGAHMISSTASDIISELALVMNSELTIFDLANAIHPHPTVAEMVSEAAKHLIYKNFNK; this comes from the coding sequence ATGAATAATTATGATGTTATAGTTATTGGTGCAGGCCCAGGTGGTTATGTTGCAGCAGAACATGCGGCAAAAAACGGATTGAAATGTTTAGTAATCGAACGTGGAACATATGGTGGAGTTTGTTTAAATGTTGGATGTATTCCTACAAAAGCTTTATTAAAATGTTCTAAAGTAATCAATTATATTAAACATGCAAGTGCATATGGTATTGATGTTTCTGCAAATGCACAATTTTCACTTAATTGAAATACAATTCAAATGAGAAAACAAAAAATTGTTGATACTCTTGTAAATGGTGTTAAAACAATTTTAAAAGTAGCTAAAGTAGATACAATTGTTGGCGAAGCATCTATTATTAACCCAAATACAGTTGTTGCTAACGGACAAACATTTACAACTAAAAACATTATTGTAGCAACAGGTTCAAGATCACGATCTTTGCCTTTACCAGGTTTTGAAGAAGCTATGCGAGCTGGGATTATGGTTGATTCAACTCCAATGCTTTCTTTACCATCTATTCCTAAAACATTAACTGTAATTGGTGGTGGAGTTATTGGAATTGAAATGGCTGTGGTTTACAACAGTTTTGGAACAAATGTAACTATTGTTCAAGGGTTAGATCGTATTTTAGAATTATTAGATCAAGATGTAAGTAAAGCTGTAACAAAAATTCTTTTAGATCGTGGCATTAAAATAATTACAAATGCAAAAATTTTAAGTGCAAATAACCACACATTAAATTTTGAAGTTAATGGTGTCAATCAATCAATAACTAGTGATTATATTTTACAAAGTGTTGGTCGTAAAGCAAATGATGAAATTTTAAATCCTTTAAACATTCAAAGAAATGAACGTGGCAATGTTGTTTTAAACCAAAACTTACAAACTTCTGTACCTAACGTTTATGTAATTGGTGATGCAGCTAGTCAAGTTATGTTGGCACATTATGCATATCATCATGCTGTATTCGCAGTAGATCATATTTTAGGGCGTAATCCAAAACCTGTCGATCCATTAAAAACACCAGGATGTATTTATATTCAACCCGAAGTTGCAACTGTTGGTTACTCAGAAGAACAATTAAAACAAAAAAATATTGGTTATGTAAAAATTTCTTTACCAATGTCAGCTTGTGGTAAAGCAGTAGCTGATGGCGAAACTGAAGGATTTATTAAACTATTGGTTGGTAATCAATTTGGTGAAATTTTAGGTGCACATATGATTAGTAGCACTGCTAGTGATATTATTAGTGAATTAGCTTTAGTTATGAATTCAGAATTAACAATTTTTGATTTAGCAAATGCAATTCACCCACACCCAACTGTAGCTGAAATGGTATCTGAAGCTGCTAAACATTTAATTTATAAAAATTTTAATAAGTAA